In one Echinicola marina genomic region, the following are encoded:
- a CDS encoding SusC/RagA family TonB-linked outer membrane protein encodes MTSINPDDIESMSVLKGNTAAALYGSRASNGVVLITTKKGVNRKGIGVEVNSQFTADRIINRFDFQQEYGHGNAGLKPANEGQGFLYGASAWGGKLDGSMVYQFDGEQRPYVYAGDNFGRYYRTGTTWTNTVALSGGNDKQTFRFSVSDLRNQAITPNSGMNRQTATLSTNANYIEKLTLSAKIQYSREDVSNRARLSDAPGNGNATLSVLPPSINVLDLKGDPNKLGARPDGYELQYVDNTFTQNPYWAAYQFENSNIRDRVIGSALARYDFTDWLYLQGRIGSDFYTSRRRSLEPYGTAYIQLGALNEEEHRVREINMDWMLGSDHKWGDFGVSAFVGGSTMTNKYEVLGGRATNFNVPFLHTLPNGGQQSIIYSIREFGINSLYGSAEFSYKDLLFLNATARNDWYSTLPTDSNDLLFPSVGASFVFSEAFELPEWISFGKVRASMAGAGGGTDPYQLILNYSLFGQGHNGAALGRIDQTSVPNSQLKPLRTNEFEVGVDIRFFEDRLGIDYAYYNRETRDDIIQATISQTSGYGNATVNVGKVSNSGHEVLVTGSILESSQLRWNTSLNFSYNKNDVDQLFGDSKVLSVESPRGGGANIQHRIPYVDEETQMYMEGGYGVIVGLKHRRIDGQKVYDANGLPVQESGAFYLGDGVAPWAGGWNNNFAFKNFTLGFLVDFKFGGSLFSGTNANSYSNGMHKATLEGRENGLTISGVDENGDPKTWEIAASDPGNQGITTVQNYYSQLASITEYFVYSADYIKLRQVSLGYVFPNSLLRNTPFSSASLSLIGRNLWLIHSEVDNIDPESTYSSSNGQGLEWYGVPQTRSYGFNLSVKF; translated from the coding sequence TTGACCAGTATCAACCCGGATGATATAGAATCCATGAGTGTACTGAAAGGTAATACAGCTGCGGCACTGTATGGCTCCAGAGCTTCGAATGGTGTGGTATTGATCACCACGAAAAAAGGTGTAAATAGAAAAGGCATTGGAGTAGAGGTAAATTCCCAGTTTACTGCTGACCGCATTATTAATCGCTTTGATTTCCAACAAGAATATGGCCATGGTAATGCAGGTTTAAAACCGGCTAATGAGGGCCAAGGCTTTTTATATGGAGCATCGGCTTGGGGAGGTAAACTTGATGGTTCTATGGTTTATCAGTTTGATGGTGAACAAAGGCCCTATGTGTATGCTGGAGATAATTTTGGCAGGTATTATAGGACAGGGACTACTTGGACCAACACAGTTGCTTTAAGTGGCGGCAATGATAAGCAAACTTTTAGATTCTCTGTATCCGATTTGAGAAATCAGGCAATCACCCCTAATTCAGGGATGAACCGGCAAACCGCTACGTTGTCCACCAATGCCAATTATATAGAGAAATTAACCCTTTCTGCTAAAATCCAATATTCAAGAGAAGATGTAAGCAATAGGGCAAGGCTATCGGATGCGCCTGGTAATGGCAACGCAACCTTATCGGTATTGCCACCAAGTATTAATGTCCTTGATTTGAAAGGAGACCCCAACAAATTAGGGGCAAGGCCTGATGGTTACGAGCTTCAGTATGTGGATAATACTTTTACCCAAAATCCATATTGGGCGGCTTATCAATTTGAAAATTCCAATATCAGGGACCGGGTGATAGGCTCAGCATTAGCAAGGTACGATTTTACGGATTGGTTGTATTTGCAAGGTAGGATAGGCTCGGATTTCTATACTTCCAGAAGGAGAAGTTTAGAGCCCTATGGTACGGCCTATATTCAATTGGGTGCTTTGAACGAAGAAGAACATCGGGTCCGGGAAATTAATATGGACTGGATGTTAGGCTCAGATCACAAATGGGGGGATTTTGGTGTGAGCGCATTTGTAGGAGGCAGTACCATGACCAATAAATATGAGGTTTTGGGCGGTAGGGCCACGAATTTCAATGTACCGTTTTTACATACACTGCCCAATGGAGGTCAGCAATCCATTATATACAGTATCAGGGAATTTGGTATCAATTCACTTTATGGATCTGCTGAGTTTTCGTATAAAGATTTATTATTCCTAAATGCGACCGCCAGAAATGATTGGTACTCCACATTACCTACAGATTCAAATGACCTGCTTTTCCCAAGTGTGGGAGCAAGTTTTGTTTTCTCAGAAGCATTTGAATTACCAGAATGGATATCTTTTGGTAAGGTAAGGGCCTCCATGGCCGGAGCTGGTGGAGGTACAGATCCCTATCAATTGATACTCAATTACAGTTTGTTCGGCCAGGGGCATAATGGGGCCGCCTTGGGTAGAATCGATCAAACCAGTGTGCCTAATAGCCAGTTGAAGCCTTTGAGGACCAATGAGTTTGAGGTAGGCGTGGATATTCGGTTTTTTGAGGATCGATTGGGTATAGATTATGCCTATTATAATCGGGAGACAAGGGATGATATTATCCAAGCGACCATTTCTCAAACTTCCGGCTATGGCAACGCTACTGTAAACGTAGGCAAGGTGTCCAATTCAGGTCATGAAGTATTGGTGACTGGATCTATTTTGGAAAGTAGTCAGCTGAGATGGAATACGAGCTTGAACTTCTCCTATAATAAAAATGATGTGGACCAATTATTTGGAGATTCCAAGGTGCTATCTGTGGAATCGCCAAGAGGCGGAGGTGCCAATATCCAGCATAGAATTCCTTATGTGGATGAAGAAACCCAGATGTACATGGAAGGAGGTTATGGAGTGATCGTAGGTCTAAAGCATAGGAGAATTGATGGGCAGAAGGTATATGATGCCAATGGATTGCCTGTTCAGGAAAGCGGAGCCTTTTATTTAGGTGATGGCGTTGCACCTTGGGCAGGTGGTTGGAATAACAACTTTGCCTTTAAGAATTTTACATTAGGTTTCTTGGTAGACTTTAAGTTTGGAGGGTCTTTATTCTCTGGTACAAATGCCAATTCCTATTCCAACGGTATGCATAAGGCAACCTTGGAAGGTAGGGAAAATGGTTTGACCATTTCTGGTGTAGATGAAAATGGTGATCCTAAAACTTGGGAAATAGCTGCTAGTGATCCTGGTAACCAAGGTATTACCACTGTACAGAACTATTACAGTCAGTTGGCGTCCATCACCGAATATTTTGTGTACAGTGCCGATTATATCAAATTAAGACAGGTTTCTTTGGGCTATGTATTCCCCAATAGTTTGTTAAGGAACACTCCCTTCAGTTCAGCAAGTTTATCGTTAATAGGCAGGAATTTATGGTTGATTCATAGTGAAGTGGATAATATCGATCCAGAGTCAACTTACAGTTCATCCAACGGACAAGGCCTGGAGTGGTACGGGGTTCCTCAGACGAGGAGTTATGGTTTTAACTTAAGTGTGAAATTCTAA
- a CDS encoding DUF6600 domain-containing protein produces MNKQKLNKWLGISLLMWLTIAIVTPKQAKAEAPIGVSFQVFYDQLSPHGDWVEDARYGYIWLPYVDHNFHPYGTNGHWVMTEYGNTWVSDYSWGWAPFHYGRWLYDDYYGWAWVPGYEWAPAWVSWRNGGGYYGWAPLGPNVSISVNIGIPSFHWVFVPHRRFTHRHVYRYYAPRRNIVNIYNQTTVINNTVIYNNHRYIAGPGKQHIERYSRSRVPVYRVNSSQKPGRTNISRNAVNVYKPQIRSNSGNSRYNAKPSKITSRQNARVNREEYSRGNTAIRGNRSNTNSRSYGNSNTNRSSSPSATYRGSSPSRSEQSNSNKPKTMKATPYPNGSNNRQVRSPRNTTYESNKGNAYSGRTKASPSTRTKSSSPSRVSRPSSSNRQVKSQPSRSRTAVSKSPQVRRAPATRSSSRSSNSSASSRRSSSSRGRSNN; encoded by the coding sequence ATGAATAAGCAGAAACTAAATAAATGGTTGGGTATATCCCTCTTGATGTGGTTAACAATTGCAATTGTAACCCCAAAACAAGCTAAAGCAGAAGCACCTATTGGCGTATCATTCCAGGTCTTTTATGACCAACTGTCCCCCCATGGAGACTGGGTAGAAGATGCACGGTATGGGTACATATGGCTGCCATATGTCGATCACAATTTCCATCCCTATGGCACAAATGGTCACTGGGTGATGACAGAATACGGTAACACCTGGGTATCCGATTATAGCTGGGGATGGGCTCCGTTTCATTATGGTAGATGGTTATATGACGATTATTACGGCTGGGCATGGGTTCCTGGATATGAATGGGCACCTGCCTGGGTAAGCTGGAGAAATGGTGGCGGATATTACGGATGGGCACCTTTGGGACCAAATGTTTCAATCAGTGTAAATATAGGTATACCTAGTTTCCACTGGGTTTTTGTCCCTCATAGAAGATTTACCCATAGACATGTTTACCGTTATTATGCCCCAAGAAGGAATATAGTAAATATTTATAACCAAACGACGGTTATCAATAACACCGTGATTTACAACAATCACCGCTATATCGCTGGACCTGGAAAACAACATATAGAAAGATACAGCAGAAGCCGTGTGCCGGTTTACAGGGTGAATTCCAGCCAAAAACCTGGAAGAACTAACATCAGCAGGAACGCTGTAAATGTTTACAAACCACAAATAAGAAGTAATTCCGGAAACTCCAGGTATAATGCCAAGCCTAGTAAAATCACTAGCCGTCAAAATGCCAGAGTAAACAGAGAAGAATATAGTAGGGGAAATACTGCGATCAGAGGCAACAGAAGTAATACCAACTCACGCAGCTATGGAAATTCAAACACCAATAGATCTTCCTCGCCATCTGCCACTTATAGAGGGTCTTCCCCTAGCAGATCTGAGCAATCTAATTCCAACAAACCAAAAACGATGAAAGCCACTCCTTATCCTAATGGCAGTAATAATCGCCAAGTAAGGAGTCCTAGAAATACAACTTATGAGTCAAATAAAGGAAACGCTTATTCTGGCAGAACAAAAGCTTCTCCAAGCACAAGAACAAAAAGCAGTAGTCCCAGTAGGGTATCAAGGCCTTCAAGCTCAAACAGGCAAGTAAAAAGCCAACCAAGCAGAAGTCGTACTGCCGTGAGCAAAAGTCCCCAAGTCAGAAGGGCTCCTGCCACTAGAAGTAGTTCTAGAAGCTCCAATTCAAGTGCCAGCAGTAGAAGATCTTCCAGTAGCAGAGGTAGGTCAAACAACTAA
- a CDS encoding carboxypeptidase-like regulatory domain-containing protein → MSKILLAIFSMALLINLEVQAQDRVLSGTVIGSSDGQPIPGVNVRNTATNTGTVTDLDGKYSINVTDETIIEFSFVGYVSQQFTVGNRSSLNVTLEEDLADLSEVVVTALGIAKEKRSLAYSVTEVGGDDLVEAREISLGDQIQGRVAGVNVSNIGSGVAGSSRIVIRGNSSLSGQNQPLFVIDGVPMDNSQLGSAGMWGGS, encoded by the coding sequence ATGAGCAAAATTTTACTGGCCATATTTTCTATGGCACTATTGATCAACCTGGAGGTCCAGGCGCAAGATAGAGTACTGAGTGGAACCGTGATAGGTTCTTCAGATGGGCAGCCCATTCCAGGGGTGAATGTCCGGAATACAGCTACCAATACAGGTACAGTGACAGATCTTGATGGTAAGTATTCCATAAATGTTACTGATGAAACCATAATTGAATTTTCATTTGTAGGTTATGTTTCACAACAGTTCACGGTAGGAAACCGAAGTAGCCTTAACGTGACCTTGGAAGAGGATTTGGCAGATTTGTCCGAGGTGGTGGTGACTGCTTTGGGTATTGCAAAAGAGAAGCGATCCCTGGCTTATTCAGTTACGGAAGTAGGTGGGGACGATTTGGTGGAGGCCCGGGAAATTAGTTTGGGAGATCAGATCCAGGGACGTGTAGCCGGTGTAAATGTGAGCAATATTGGTTCTGGTGTAGCTGGTTCGAGTAGGATAGTTATCAGAGGTAACTCTTCTTTAAGTGGCCAAAACCAACCATTGTTCGTAATAGACGGAGTACCAATGGATAATTCCCAACTGGGTAGTGCTGGTATGTGGGGGGGGAGTTGA